One Megasphaera elsdenii DSM 20460 genomic window carries:
- a CDS encoding NCS2 family permease has product MENQPSFLDRFFHLSENGTTVRTEILAGITTFMTMAYILAVNPTIMSAAGMDKGAVLTATALASFIGTLCMAFFANYPFALAPGMGLNAFFAFTVVLQMGYTWEMALAAVFFEGLIFIVLSLTNVREAIFNAIPITLKKAVSAGIGLFIALIGLLNAQIIVANPATKIALFSFKQSAATGTFHTVGITVLLAMLGIVFTAVLMVKKVRGNILWGILFTWILAILCELTGLYVPNPEMKMFSVIPDLSGGAAAFAPASLSPILGQLDFSRVFSLDFLVVMFAFLFVDIFDTLGTLIGVSSKANMLDERGRLPRIKGALLADAVATTIGAVLGTSTTTTFVESATGVSEGGRTGLTAVCVAVLFALSLFLSPFFMAIPAFATAPALVIVGFLMLTSVAGIDFNDFSESIPAYITIIAMPFCYSISEGISFGIISYVVINLLTGKREKISLLMYCLAVIFVMKYIFL; this is encoded by the coding sequence ATGGAAAACCAACCGTCCTTTCTCGACCGGTTCTTTCACCTGAGTGAAAACGGCACGACGGTCCGCACGGAAATCCTGGCTGGCATCACGACGTTCATGACCATGGCCTACATCCTGGCCGTCAACCCGACCATCATGAGTGCCGCCGGCATGGACAAAGGCGCCGTCCTCACGGCGACGGCCCTGGCCTCCTTCATCGGGACGCTGTGCATGGCCTTCTTTGCCAACTACCCCTTCGCCCTGGCACCGGGCATGGGCTTGAACGCCTTCTTCGCCTTTACCGTCGTCCTGCAGATGGGCTACACCTGGGAAATGGCCCTGGCTGCCGTCTTCTTTGAAGGCCTGATTTTCATCGTCCTGTCCCTGACCAATGTCCGCGAAGCCATCTTCAACGCCATCCCTATTACCTTGAAGAAAGCCGTCTCTGCCGGCATCGGCCTGTTCATCGCCCTCATCGGCCTGCTGAACGCCCAGATCATCGTCGCCAATCCGGCAACCAAGATCGCCCTGTTCTCGTTCAAACAGTCCGCTGCTACGGGGACCTTCCACACCGTCGGCATTACGGTCCTCCTGGCCATGCTCGGCATCGTCTTCACGGCCGTCCTCATGGTCAAGAAAGTCCGCGGCAACATCCTCTGGGGCATCCTCTTCACGTGGATCCTGGCCATCCTCTGCGAACTGACCGGCCTCTACGTCCCCAACCCGGAAATGAAGATGTTCAGCGTCATCCCCGACCTGTCCGGCGGTGCCGCTGCCTTTGCTCCGGCCAGCCTGAGTCCCATCCTGGGCCAGCTCGACTTCAGCCGCGTCTTCAGCCTGGACTTCCTGGTCGTCATGTTCGCTTTCCTCTTCGTCGATATCTTCGACACGTTGGGCACGCTCATCGGCGTCTCGTCCAAGGCCAACATGCTCGATGAACGGGGCCGCCTGCCTCGCATCAAAGGCGCCCTCCTGGCCGACGCCGTCGCCACGACTATCGGGGCAGTCCTCGGTACGAGTACGACGACGACCTTCGTCGAAAGCGCTACCGGCGTCAGCGAAGGCGGCCGCACGGGTCTGACGGCAGTCTGCGTCGCCGTCCTCTTCGCCTTGTCCCTCTTCCTGTCGCCGTTCTTCATGGCCATCCCGGCCTTTGCTACGGCACCGGCCCTGGTCATCGTCGGCTTCCTCATGCTGACCTCCGTCGCCGGCATCGATTTCAATGACTTCAGCGAATCCATTCCGGCATACATCACCATCATTGCCATGCCGTTCTGTTACAGCATCTCTGAAGGCATCTCCTTCGGCATCATCTCGTATGTCGTCATCAACCTGCTCACAGGCAAACGGGAAAAGATTTCCCTCCTCATGTACTGCCTGGCCGTCATCTTCGTCATGAAGTACATTTTCTTGTAA
- a CDS encoding C-GCAxxG-C-C family protein: MEREYKLAEQYHLQGNNCIESVIKTCNDTMNLQLPDVAIRMASGMGGGIGRSGCVCGALSGACLVIGALVGRRTPDEKPLPEVYKYTSEFHDRFKQHFGATCCRALNTLSFGTPEYRKHCIKITATAADMVSDFIAEKGLLK, translated from the coding sequence ATGGAAAGAGAATATAAATTAGCAGAACAGTATCATTTGCAGGGCAATAACTGTATCGAATCGGTCATCAAGACCTGTAACGATACGATGAACCTCCAGTTGCCGGACGTGGCCATCCGCATGGCTTCGGGCATGGGCGGCGGCATCGGCCGGTCGGGCTGTGTCTGCGGCGCTTTGAGCGGGGCCTGTCTGGTCATCGGCGCCCTCGTCGGCCGCCGGACACCGGACGAAAAGCCCTTGCCGGAAGTCTATAAATACACCAGCGAATTTCATGACCGCTTCAAACAGCACTTCGGCGCCACCTGCTGCCGGGCCCTCAATACCCTCAGCTTCGGTACGCCGGAATACCGCAAGCACTGCATCAAGATCACGGCTACCGCCGCCGACATGGTCTCCGACTTCATCGCCGAAAAAGGATTGCTGAAGTAA
- a CDS encoding TVP38/TMEM64 family protein, with amino-acid sequence MTTQQIHETHIKIAFFAVLVIMLAAIYVAIPDFYRTVWQLSTSGNMQGTIDYLRSFGAWAVLVSMIIDIVINIVGFLPSIFISTANGVLFGVVGGTVVSWVAETIGVIISFFFMRTLFRHKAKKVIEKSRMLSKLDHYSTWQAMTLARAVPYSPNGLVTALGALSRISYRDYILGCFIGKLPSVACEVLVGHDLVMMEEHSMRLTIVLIVIAIVYGGLWYWHRRQQAKKVLHKIADDLKDGEGRS; translated from the coding sequence ATGACTACGCAGCAGATTCATGAAACACATATCAAAATCGCTTTCTTTGCCGTTTTAGTGATCATGCTGGCCGCGATTTATGTGGCCATCCCTGACTTTTACCGCACGGTCTGGCAGCTGTCGACGAGCGGCAATATGCAGGGGACCATCGACTACCTGCGCTCCTTCGGCGCCTGGGCCGTCCTGGTCAGCATGATCATCGACATCGTCATCAACATCGTCGGCTTCCTGCCGTCCATCTTCATTTCCACGGCCAACGGCGTCCTCTTCGGCGTCGTCGGCGGGACCGTCGTCTCCTGGGTGGCCGAGACTATCGGCGTCATCATCAGCTTCTTCTTCATGCGGACCCTGTTCCGCCATAAGGCCAAGAAGGTCATCGAGAAGAGCCGCATGCTCAGCAAGCTCGACCACTACAGTACGTGGCAGGCCATGACCCTGGCCCGGGCCGTCCCGTATTCGCCGAACGGCCTGGTCACGGCCCTGGGGGCGCTGAGCCGCATCAGCTACCGCGACTATATCCTGGGCTGCTTCATCGGCAAATTGCCGTCTGTAGCCTGCGAAGTCCTGGTCGGCCACGACCTGGTCATGATGGAAGAACATTCTATGCGCCTGACCATCGTCCTCATCGTCATCGCCATCGTCTACGGCGGCCTGTGGTACTGGCATCGCCGTCAGCAGGCCAAGAAGGTCCTCCATAAGATCGCCGACGATCTCAAGGACGGCGAAGGCCGGAGTTAA
- a CDS encoding DMT family transporter, producing the protein MSKGVIYAILSALAFSIQNVIVKELSYTTSTGEIAFFRGFLSALLILGLMRIQHVHLSKQDIPTLTLRGVLGGIGMICIFYALRGMPLADVSIISQLSAFFVMLFAALFLKEVLPPGSKLPLLIIFIGGCLVVRPWNFSSFNVYSLFALGQAVFAAGAYTTVSKLTGSGRHHPYEVVLYFLVCAALAGIVLMALTGGFVMPAHGDWIYYGGLALFSVIAQIWMTNAYATANPVVVSFVSYIGVFFNALWGFVIFGEILTGLTVAGGVLIIGGSMYLTKLKHDKIAEMAKMQERK; encoded by the coding sequence TTGAGTAAAGGGGTTATTTACGCTATCTTATCGGCCCTGGCCTTCAGTATCCAGAATGTCATCGTAAAAGAATTGTCCTATACGACGAGCACTGGGGAAATCGCGTTCTTCCGCGGCTTCCTCAGTGCCCTTCTGATATTGGGGCTCATGCGCATCCAGCATGTACATCTGTCGAAGCAGGACATACCGACGCTGACCCTGCGCGGTGTCCTCGGCGGCATCGGCATGATCTGCATCTTCTATGCCCTCCGCGGCATGCCCTTGGCCGACGTATCCATCATCTCCCAGTTGTCGGCGTTCTTCGTCATGCTCTTCGCGGCGCTTTTCTTAAAGGAAGTCCTGCCGCCTGGGTCGAAATTGCCGCTGCTCATCATCTTCATCGGCGGCTGCCTCGTCGTCCGGCCCTGGAATTTTTCGTCCTTCAACGTCTATTCCCTGTTCGCCCTGGGGCAGGCCGTCTTTGCCGCCGGTGCCTACACAACGGTGAGCAAGCTCACCGGTTCCGGCCGTCATCACCCGTATGAAGTCGTCCTGTACTTCCTGGTCTGTGCCGCCCTGGCCGGCATCGTCCTCATGGCCCTGACCGGCGGCTTCGTCATGCCGGCTCATGGCGACTGGATCTATTATGGCGGTCTGGCGTTGTTCAGCGTCATCGCCCAGATCTGGATGACCAATGCTTATGCGACGGCCAATCCCGTCGTCGTCAGCTTCGTTTCCTATATCGGCGTCTTCTTCAACGCCCTCTGGGGCTTCGTCATCTTTGGCGAAATCCTGACGGGCCTGACCGTTGCCGGCGGCGTGCTCATCATCGGCGGGTCCATGTACCTGACCAAGCTCAAGCACGATAAGATTGCCGAAATGGCCAAGATGCAGGAACGAAAATAG
- the thrC gene encoding threonine synthase, translating to MNFRSTRSDECVSPSYALLHGLAADGGLYVPESFPENVLSYKDLAGKSYQDIAEAVLSHFFTNFTAEERKQMIASAYNDTTFRDDRIVPLHSIDTDLSIAELFHGRTLAFKDLALSLFPYLLTAAKKQEKEDRDILILTATSGDTGKAALEGFKDVPGTNIMVFYPSEGVSPMQKQQMQKQEGDNVKVSAIYGNFDDAQSFLKRVFTSAEVNAYANEKGVLFSSANSINIGRLFPQVAYYVSTYVSLVDNGAISEGETFDVIVPTGNFGNILAGYFAKKMGIPIGKLICASNQNKVLADFFETGVYDMNRDFYTTSSPSMDILLSSNFERFLFYVAGQNAQKVAQWEKDLLETGKMSVSEAELKTLRQEFEGGWIDDDETKAVINHVYNDFGYLLDPHTAVAYGVGMNRHRQGLDEGRHTVVMATAHPYKFPPVICEALALRQSDDPFDMLADISSVTGIALPKPLADLKDKPVRFSDSIDKEDMKKAVLAFVDAIAAKH from the coding sequence ATGAATTTTAGAAGTACACGATCTGACGAATGTGTTTCGCCGTCTTATGCACTCTTGCATGGGCTGGCTGCTGACGGAGGCCTTTATGTACCGGAATCATTCCCGGAAAATGTCCTGTCTTATAAAGACCTGGCCGGCAAATCCTATCAGGACATCGCTGAAGCCGTCTTGTCCCATTTCTTTACGAATTTCACGGCGGAAGAACGGAAGCAGATGATCGCTTCGGCCTACAATGATACGACTTTCCGCGATGACCGCATCGTACCGCTCCATTCCATCGATACGGATTTGTCCATTGCCGAACTGTTCCACGGCCGGACGCTGGCCTTCAAGGACCTGGCCCTGTCGTTGTTCCCGTACTTGCTGACGGCGGCCAAGAAGCAGGAAAAAGAAGACCGGGATATCCTTATCCTGACGGCGACCAGCGGCGACACGGGTAAAGCCGCCCTGGAAGGGTTCAAAGATGTACCCGGTACGAATATCATGGTCTTTTATCCCAGCGAAGGCGTCAGCCCCATGCAGAAGCAGCAGATGCAGAAGCAGGAAGGGGACAATGTCAAGGTTTCGGCCATTTACGGCAATTTCGACGACGCTCAGAGCTTCTTGAAACGCGTTTTCACCAGCGCCGAAGTCAATGCCTATGCCAACGAAAAAGGCGTCCTCTTCTCCAGCGCCAACTCCATCAACATCGGCCGCTTGTTCCCGCAGGTCGCTTACTATGTATCGACGTATGTCTCCCTCGTCGATAATGGCGCCATCAGCGAAGGCGAAACATTCGACGTCATCGTCCCGACAGGGAATTTCGGCAATATCCTGGCCGGCTATTTCGCCAAGAAAATGGGCATCCCCATTGGCAAACTGATCTGTGCATCCAATCAGAACAAGGTCCTGGCCGACTTCTTTGAAACCGGCGTCTACGATATGAACCGCGATTTCTATACGACGTCGAGCCCGTCTATGGACATCCTCTTGTCGAGCAACTTTGAACGCTTCTTGTTCTACGTCGCCGGCCAGAATGCCCAAAAGGTCGCCCAGTGGGAAAAAGACCTGCTGGAAACGGGGAAGATGAGCGTTTCGGAAGCGGAATTGAAGACCCTCCGCCAGGAATTTGAAGGCGGCTGGATCGACGATGACGAAACGAAGGCCGTCATCAACCACGTCTACAATGATTTTGGCTATCTCCTCGATCCCCATACGGCGGTCGCTTACGGCGTCGGCATGAACCGCCACCGCCAGGGCCTGGACGAAGGCCGCCACACTGTCGTCATGGCGACGGCTCATCCCTATAAATTCCCGCCGGTCATCTGCGAAGCCCTGGCCCTGCGCCAGAGCGATGATCCCTTCGACATGCTGGCCGACATCAGCAGCGTCACGGGCATTGCCCTGCCCAAGCCCCTGGCTGATCTCAAGGACAAACCGGTCCGTTTCAGCGATTCCATCGACAAAGAAGACATGAAGAAAGCCGTCCTGGCTTTTGTCGACGCCATTGCTGCCAAGCACTAG
- the ppx gene encoding exopolyphosphatase, with protein sequence MEKLAIIDMGSNSIRFVVMQIADNQSYSLLYQEKEAIRLGHGLSQTGVISEEGVQRALTCLHVYKHIMEVMDIHECRAVATAAVRNASNGEAFLQRINAETGITMEVISGEREAYLGYLGVINTIAMKDFLIFDLGGASVEMTLVRNGEAVHSLSVPIGAVTLTEKFGTQGNPDADAIASLMKFVRKKMAAVPWIQDIHLPIVGIGGTARNFAKMDQRATNYELSKLHNYIMPLDHFEGLYQEITTRTSANRKKIAGLSSERSDLIVAGAAVIKTIFDMTGSPEMVVSGCGLREGLFYEYYASYCHLPSPRFDDILDFSVKNFLGTLSGVIINQAHYDQVTRIATQLFDQLQPLHGYGPRERLLLQTAARMHDVGKIVNFYNHARHSAFMIAHAPLYGLTQVEQIITGFIAGFHHGISRKIIRAYRYANMASAEDWIMIRKLSTILALAEASDLTYEQIVTNVEVTLAENVAVMILTTTPGSTYNAADYEMKQLSKQFKKEFGASLLLVWK encoded by the coding sequence ATGGAAAAATTAGCCATCATCGACATGGGCTCTAACTCCATCCGCTTTGTCGTCATGCAGATTGCCGACAACCAGTCCTATTCCCTGCTCTACCAGGAAAAGGAAGCCATCCGCCTGGGCCACGGCCTGAGCCAGACCGGGGTCATCAGCGAAGAAGGGGTGCAGCGGGCCCTGACCTGCCTGCACGTCTATAAACACATCATGGAAGTCATGGACATCCATGAATGCCGGGCTGTCGCGACAGCAGCCGTCCGCAATGCCAGCAACGGCGAAGCCTTCTTGCAGCGCATCAATGCGGAAACGGGCATCACGATGGAAGTCATCAGCGGCGAACGCGAAGCGTACTTGGGTTATCTCGGCGTCATCAACACCATTGCCATGAAAGATTTCCTCATCTTCGACCTGGGCGGTGCCAGCGTCGAAATGACCTTGGTCCGCAATGGCGAAGCCGTTCATTCTCTGTCGGTCCCCATCGGCGCCGTCACGCTGACTGAAAAATTCGGCACCCAGGGCAACCCGGACGCCGACGCCATTGCCAGCCTGATGAAATTCGTCCGCAAAAAAATGGCCGCCGTCCCCTGGATCCAGGACATCCACCTGCCCATCGTCGGCATCGGCGGCACAGCCCGTAATTTCGCCAAGATGGACCAGCGGGCGACGAATTACGAATTGTCGAAGCTCCACAACTACATCATGCCCTTGGACCACTTCGAAGGCCTGTACCAGGAAATCACGACGCGGACCAGCGCCAACCGCAAGAAAATCGCCGGGCTGTCCAGCGAACGGTCAGACCTCATCGTCGCTGGTGCTGCCGTCATCAAGACCATCTTCGACATGACGGGCAGTCCGGAAATGGTCGTCAGCGGCTGCGGTCTCCGCGAAGGCTTGTTCTATGAATATTATGCCTCCTACTGCCACCTGCCCTCGCCTCGCTTCGACGACATCCTCGATTTCAGCGTCAAGAACTTCCTCGGGACCCTGAGCGGCGTCATCATCAACCAGGCCCACTACGACCAGGTCACGCGCATCGCAACGCAGCTCTTCGATCAGCTCCAGCCCCTCCACGGCTATGGCCCGCGGGAACGCCTCTTATTGCAGACGGCAGCCCGCATGCACGACGTCGGCAAGATTGTCAACTTCTACAATCACGCCCGCCACTCGGCCTTCATGATCGCCCACGCTCCGCTCTACGGCCTGACCCAGGTCGAACAGATCATTACCGGCTTCATCGCCGGCTTCCACCACGGCATCAGCCGCAAGATCATCCGGGCCTACCGCTATGCCAACATGGCCTCGGCTGAAGACTGGATTATGATCCGCAAGCTCTCGACCATCCTGGCCCTGGCCGAAGCGTCGGACCTGACGTATGAACAAATCGTCACCAACGTCGAAGTCACGCTGGCCGAAAACGTCGCCGTCATGATCCTCACGACGACACCGGGCTCGACATACAACGCGGCCGACTACGAAATGAAACAACTGAGCAAACAATTCAAAAAAGAATTCGGTGCCTCCCTGCTCCTCGTCTGGAAATAA
- a CDS encoding EFR1 family ferrodoxin (N-terminal region resembles flavodoxins. C-terminal ferrodoxin region binds two 4Fe-4S clusters.), producing the protein MILYFSGTGNSLYVAKKLAELTGDTAVPISAIHERCQRIQDRIIGFVFPVYFGDLPDPVQDFIRQVRFQKSTYFYGIATCGSTAGRALKTMDRILQRQQCALSYGAVLPMIANSTIASRRHIRYDTNRLDHADELIAAAADKIRRQIRDTDAIRSSASAWLMNLGLVRRAGERWLTPSVDGERCIACGLCARICPVSNIICTAKRAVIGSHCSHCLACVHWCPQQAVTVHGKKVLAEDQYHHPDVTAADMTRR; encoded by the coding sequence ATGATTCTTTACTTTTCAGGAACGGGAAATTCATTATATGTGGCCAAGAAACTGGCTGAACTGACCGGCGATACGGCGGTGCCCATTTCGGCTATCCACGAACGGTGCCAGCGCATCCAGGACCGCATCATCGGCTTCGTCTTTCCCGTCTATTTCGGGGATCTTCCTGACCCCGTACAGGATTTCATCAGACAAGTCCGGTTCCAGAAATCGACGTATTTCTATGGCATCGCCACCTGCGGCAGTACGGCCGGCCGGGCGCTCAAGACGATGGACCGGATTTTGCAGCGCCAGCAGTGTGCCTTGTCGTATGGCGCCGTCTTGCCGATGATTGCCAACAGCACCATCGCGTCGCGCCGCCATATCCGCTACGACACGAACCGCCTGGACCACGCCGATGAGCTGATTGCCGCTGCCGCCGATAAGATACGCAGGCAGATCCGGGATACCGACGCCATCCGTTCGTCTGCATCGGCCTGGCTCATGAACCTGGGCCTGGTCCGCCGTGCCGGGGAACGCTGGCTGACGCCTTCCGTCGACGGGGAACGCTGCATTGCCTGCGGCCTCTGCGCCCGCATCTGCCCCGTGAGCAATATCATCTGTACGGCCAAACGAGCCGTCATCGGGTCCCATTGCAGCCATTGCCTGGCCTGTGTCCACTGGTGTCCCCAGCAGGCCGTCACCGTCCATGGAAAAAAGGTCCTCGCCGAAGACCAGTACCACCATCCCGACGTCACCGCCGCCGACATGACGCGGCGATAA
- the radC gene encoding RadC family protein: MSDPFRSLAVCEKPREKFLRHGPAAVTDQDLLAILLRTGTKGQSVLDVSRQVLHSLPGENICYLSDTSIGDLCQIPGIGTDKAVTVCAAVELGRRISRQHVKEAAPDFSTPQAIAGYVMEDLRFLPQEQFGAVYLSTKNQLIAYRTLTIGTINASLAKSREVFRYALRYNAAAVVLVHNHPSGNPEPSHEDIVVTQRIADAGQIMEIPVLDHIIIGDGTFVSLCERGYV, from the coding sequence ATGAGCGATCCTTTCCGCAGCCTCGCTGTTTGTGAGAAACCGCGGGAAAAATTCCTCCGTCACGGCCCGGCCGCTGTGACCGATCAGGATTTGCTGGCGATTTTATTGCGGACGGGTACGAAGGGACAATCCGTCCTCGATGTGTCGCGGCAGGTCCTCCATTCCCTGCCAGGGGAAAATATTTGTTATCTCAGCGATACCAGTATCGGTGACCTCTGCCAGATTCCCGGTATCGGGACGGACAAGGCCGTCACGGTCTGTGCCGCTGTCGAGCTGGGACGGCGCATTTCCCGGCAGCATGTCAAGGAAGCGGCACCCGATTTCAGTACGCCCCAGGCCATTGCCGGCTATGTCATGGAAGACCTGCGCTTTTTGCCGCAGGAACAGTTCGGCGCCGTCTATTTATCGACGAAGAACCAGCTCATCGCCTATCGGACTTTGACCATCGGTACGATCAACGCCAGCCTGGCCAAGTCGCGGGAGGTTTTCCGTTATGCTTTGCGCTACAATGCGGCGGCCGTCGTCCTGGTCCACAACCACCCGTCGGGGAACCCTGAACCGAGCCACGAGGACATCGTCGTCACCCAGCGCATTGCCGATGCCGGCCAGATCATGGAAATCCCCGTCCTCGACCATATCATCATTGGCGACGGGACTTTCGTCAGCCTTTGTGAACGCGGATACGTGTAA
- a CDS encoding Maf family protein produces MLILASGSPRRRELLTQIGVAYMVNPSTYNEESPKKKDPEKYVQAQALGKARDVAEKFPGQWVLGADTIVAIDGEMLGKPKNEAAAIEMLRELSGRKHSVYTGIALINGHKEYTKVVETKVWFRRLSEKEIKAYVASGEPLDKAGAYGIQGRAAAFVDKINGSYTNVVGLPLSQVCKLFHKAKVHV; encoded by the coding sequence ATGCTTATCTTAGCTTCTGGTTCGCCCCGTCGCCGCGAACTGTTGACGCAAATCGGCGTCGCCTATATGGTCAATCCGAGTACGTATAATGAAGAATCGCCGAAAAAGAAGGACCCGGAGAAATACGTCCAGGCCCAGGCTCTGGGGAAAGCCCGCGATGTAGCCGAGAAATTCCCGGGCCAGTGGGTCCTGGGGGCCGATACGATCGTCGCCATCGATGGGGAAATGCTGGGTAAACCCAAGAATGAAGCGGCGGCCATCGAGATGCTCCGCGAATTATCGGGCAGGAAACATTCCGTCTATACGGGCATCGCTCTGATCAATGGCCACAAGGAATACACGAAGGTCGTCGAAACGAAGGTCTGGTTCCGACGGCTCAGTGAAAAGGAAATCAAAGCCTATGTCGCTTCCGGGGAACCGCTGGACAAAGCCGGTGCCTATGGCATACAGGGCCGGGCTGCGGCTTTCGTCGATAAAATCAACGGTTCCTATACCAATGTCGTCGGCCTGCCCTTGTCCCAGGTATGCAAGTTGTTCCACAAGGCCAAGGTCCATGTATGA
- a CDS encoding DUF4321 domain-containing protein: MKTPGSHSLLFFFIFLIVGGILGGIVGEALYAVPALKGILPALTQHYEILNIQNIHLNLYLMELQFGIHLAPNMLSIIGVILAAILFRHLQ, translated from the coding sequence ATGAAAACCCCTGGTTCACACAGCCTGCTGTTCTTTTTTATCTTTCTCATCGTCGGCGGCATCCTCGGTGGTATCGTCGGGGAAGCGTTGTATGCGGTCCCGGCCTTGAAGGGCATCCTGCCGGCGCTGACGCAGCATTATGAAATCTTGAATATCCAGAATATTCACCTCAATCTTTATCTCATGGAATTGCAGTTTGGCATCCACCTGGCTCCGAACATGCTCAGCATCATCGGCGTCATCCTGGCAGCCATCCTCTTCCGTCATCTTCAGTAA
- a CDS encoding glutamine--tRNA ligase/YqeY domain fusion protein, with amino-acid sequence MDNETTKNFIENIIDEDNEKNTYGKRVHTRFPPEPNGYLHLGHAKSICLNFGIAKKYGGLTNLRFDDTNPSKENTEYVESIKRDVKWLGFDWDDRMFYASDYFDKLYEYAKKLIRLGKAYVDDLSGDEIREYRGTFNTPGKESPYRNRSVEENLQLFEEMKDGKYADGEKVLRAKIDMASPNLNMRDPVIYRIVHASHHRTGDKWCIYPMYDFAHPVSDAIERITHSICTLEFEAHRPLYNWVLEDWDDPEGQKPRQIEFARLNVTNMITSKRKLRLLVEKGIVSGWDDPRMPTISGIRRRGYTPESIRDFCERIGVAKADSLVDISLLEYCIREDLKLKAPRLMTVIDPIKVVLTNYPDGKTETMTADNNQENEAMGTREMTFSKNLYIERNDFMEEPVKKFFRLAPGKEVRLKYAYIIKCEEVIKDEDGNIVELHCTYDPESKSGSGANANRKVKGTLQWVNAEDAVDVETRVYDYLLKDDGSEEEGESKDFLDQINPHSLDVYHSKAEKALATYHVGDKFQFLRQGYFVIDPDTTADHFVVNRIVGLRDTWAKMQKKKNQ; translated from the coding sequence GGCATTGCCAAGAAATATGGCGGACTGACGAATCTCCGTTTTGATGATACCAATCCGTCCAAGGAAAATACGGAATATGTCGAATCGATCAAGCGAGATGTCAAATGGCTCGGATTCGATTGGGATGACCGTATGTTCTATGCTTCGGATTATTTCGATAAGCTCTATGAATATGCCAAGAAATTGATCCGCCTGGGCAAGGCTTATGTCGATGACCTGTCGGGTGATGAAATCCGCGAATACCGCGGCACGTTCAATACGCCGGGGAAGGAAAGCCCGTACCGCAACCGCAGTGTCGAAGAAAATCTCCAGCTCTTTGAAGAAATGAAGGACGGCAAGTATGCCGATGGGGAAAAGGTCCTGCGCGCCAAGATAGATATGGCCAGCCCGAACCTCAATATGCGCGACCCCGTCATTTACCGTATCGTCCATGCTTCGCATCACCGGACGGGCGACAAGTGGTGCATCTATCCGATGTACGACTTCGCTCATCCTGTATCGGACGCCATCGAACGCATTACACATTCTATCTGCACGCTGGAATTTGAAGCCCATCGTCCGCTGTACAACTGGGTCCTCGAAGACTGGGACGATCCGGAAGGCCAGAAACCGCGGCAGATCGAATTTGCCCGCCTGAATGTCACCAACATGATCACGAGCAAGCGCAAACTGCGTCTCCTCGTCGAAAAGGGCATCGTCAGCGGCTGGGATGACCCGCGTATGCCGACCATTTCCGGTATCCGCCGCCGCGGCTACACGCCGGAATCGATCCGTGACTTCTGCGAACGCATCGGCGTCGCCAAGGCTGACAGCCTGGTCGATATTTCTCTCTTGGAATACTGCATCCGCGAAGACTTGAAGCTGAAAGCACCGCGCCTGATGACGGTCATCGACCCGATCAAGGTCGTCCTCACCAACTATCCCGACGGCAAGACGGAAACGATGACAGCCGACAACAACCAGGAAAATGAAGCCATGGGCACGCGTGAAATGACGTTCAGCAAGAACCTCTACATCGAACGCAATGACTTCATGGAAGAACCGGTCAAGAAATTCTTCCGCCTGGCTCCGGGCAAGGAAGTCCGCCTCAAATATGCGTACATCATCAAGTGCGAAGAAGTCATCAAAGATGAAGACGGCAACATCGTCGAACTGCACTGCACGTATGATCCGGAAAGCAAGAGCGGCAGTGGTGCCAACGCCAACCGCAAGGTCAAAGGGACGCTGCAGTGGGTCAACGCCGAAGATGCTGTCGATGTCGAAACCCGCGTCTATGATTATCTCCTCAAGGACGATGGCAGCGAAGAAGAAGGGGAAAGCAAGGATTTCCTCGACCAGATCAATCCCCACAGCCTCGATGTATACCACAGCAAGGCTGAAAAGGCATTGGCAACGTACCACGTAGGTGATAAGTTCCAGTTCCTGCGCCAGGGCTATTTTGTCATTGATCCCGATACGACGGCAGACCATTTCGTCGTCAACCGCATCGTCGGCCTCCGCGATACGTGGGCTAAAATGCAGAAAAAGAAAAATCAATAA